The sequence TTGCCTCGCGCTTGCCGGCAACGGTCACCTCCGCGCTGTAGTCGTGGCCATCGCCGTTGAACAGCACGCAGGCATCGCCTTCGCGCAGGCGCATCACCCGCAGCAGATGGTTGGCGGTGTCTTCGGGCAGCACGATCTCGGCACCCACCTGCAGCGGTGCGTCCACGTGGCATCGGGTCAGGCGCATGCAACAGCCTCGTCAATTGCGGCCAGCGTGGTACGCGCCAGCAGGTCCAGTTGTTCGTCGCCGATGCAGTACGGCGGCATCCAGTACAGCACGTCGCCCAGCGGGCGCAGCACCACGCCACGGCGCAGCGCGGCCTTGTAGGCGTGCAGTCCCACGCGCGCGGCCGGGTCGAACGGGGTTCGCCTGTTGCCGCCGCGGGTCAGCTCGAAGGCCACCACCATGCCGGCCTGGCGCACATCGGCCACATGCGGATGGTCGGAAAACGGCGCGGCCAGCCGGCGCATCGCCTCGGCGGTACCGAGGTTGCCGGTGATGACGTCGTCGCTGGCGAAGATGTCCAGCGTGGCCAGCGCGGCAGCACAGGCCAGCGGATTGCCGGTGTAGCTGTGCGAATGCAGGAAGGCACGCTCGCGCGAATCATCGAGGAAGCCGTCGTACAGCGCCTGCGTGGTCAACACCGCCGACAGTGGCAGGAAGCCGCCGGTCAGGCCCTTGGACAGGCACAGCAGGTCGGGCATCACCCCGGCCTGCTCGCAGGCGAACATCGTGCCGGTGCGGCCGAAGCCGGCAGCGATCTCGTCGGCGATCAGGAACGCGCCATTGGCGTCGCACAACTCGCGCGCGCGCCGCAGGTACACTGGATCGTGCATGCGCATGCCGCCGGCGCACTGCAGCCGCGGCTCGAGGATCACCGCGCAGATCTCGCCCGGATGCCGGTCGAACAGGTCAGCCAGCGCATCGGCGGCCTGGTGCGCACGGCTGGCGGCCGACTGACCTTCCTCGGCGAGGTAGGCATCGGGGGAGGGGGCGAACATCGCCTCGGCCAGCAGCGGTGCGTAGATACGCCGGTACAGCGGGATATCGCCGACGGCGAGCGCGCCCAGGGTCTCACCGTGATAGCCGTTCTCCAGCGCCACAAAGCGGGTGCGCCTGTCCTCGCCGCGGTTGCGGAACCAGTGGAAGGCCATCTTCAGCGCGACCTCGACCCCGGCCGAGCCGTTGTCGGCATAGAACACCTTGGCCAGCGGCGCGCGGCCGGCCTGGCGTGGAGCGACCTGCAGCAGGCGTTCGGCCAGTTCCACCGCCGGCTCGTGGGTGAAGCCGGCCAGCATCACCTGCTCCAGCTGGTTGGCCTGGCGCGCCACCGCAGCGGCAATGCGGGGCTCGGCATGGCCGAACAGGTTGGTCCACCAGCTGCTGACGGCGTCCAGGTAGCGGTTGCCATCATGCCCGACCAGCCACGGCCCTTCGCCACGGGCGATGGAGACCAGCGGCAGGGTGTCCGGGTGTTCGCGCATCTGCGTGCACGGATGCCACAG is a genomic window of Stenotrophomonas sp. Marseille-Q4652 containing:
- the bioA gene encoding adenosylmethionine--8-amino-7-oxononanoate transaminase: MLADPDSSPLAERWRQRDLSVLWHPCTQMREHPDTLPLVSIARGEGPWLVGHDGNRYLDAVSSWWTNLFGHAEPRIAAAVARQANQLEQVMLAGFTHEPAVELAERLLQVAPRQAGRAPLAKVFYADNGSAGVEVALKMAFHWFRNRGEDRRTRFVALENGYHGETLGALAVGDIPLYRRIYAPLLAEAMFAPSPDAYLAEEGQSAASRAHQAADALADLFDRHPGEICAVILEPRLQCAGGMRMHDPVYLRRARELCDANGAFLIADEIAAGFGRTGTMFACEQAGVMPDLLCLSKGLTGGFLPLSAVLTTQALYDGFLDDSRERAFLHSHSYTGNPLACAAALATLDIFASDDVITGNLGTAEAMRRLAAPFSDHPHVADVRQAGMVVAFELTRGGNRRTPFDPAARVGLHAYKAALRRGVVLRPLGDVLYWMPPYCIGDEQLDLLARTTLAAIDEAVACA